In the Maridesulfovibrio ferrireducens genome, ATGGAAAATGCCAAAAGGCAAAGCAATATAGCAGATTTAATTTCATTTGTAAGGTGCAGCTATTTCTACGCTTACTTTTATCTGGATATAATGTGACTAATTGTTGGCGTTGACTCTGTACCTATTTCTAACTATCTATTCAGTGTTGTTCGAATTATAAGAATGTGGGCTGCCGTTCATTTTTTAGAGTAGTTATTTTAAATTGTTAATGTGTCTTCTTGCAAAGGGTGGTTTATTATAATTATGATCCCTAATCTTTTTCACTTCGTGTTTGGATTAAAAGAACAAACCGAGCCTTTGCATCTTGCACATGCTTTGGCTATAATATCCTGTGCCAGAGTCAATAAACCCGTAAAAATTTTTTTCCATTATCATCATGAACCATATGGTCCGTACTGGGAGGTAGTTAAACCTCTTGTTAAGCTTATTAAAGTTACCCCACCTGATAATATTTTTGGTATTCCAATTAAACATTATGCTCATCAGGCAGATATAATAAGACTTAATGCTCTTTTGGAGATTGGCGGAGTGTACGCGGATATGGATACACTTTTTGTTAATAAACTGCCTCCTGATCTTTTCCAAAAACCCTTTGTAATGGGAAAGCAGGGGGAAATGGGGCTTTGTAATGCCTTTATGATGAGTAGCAGGCAAAGCCGTTTTGCTAAACGGTGGCTGGATGGGCACGCTAGTGCATTTAAAGGCGGCAAGCCCGGTACGCCAGAATGGGATAATCATTCAGTTTTTTTCCCGGGACAATTGGCAAAAACTATCCCCTCAGATATTCATATAGAGCCGCAAATCAGTTTTTTTAAGCATCTATTCACGGCACATGGTTTGAGTGACTTATTTGAAAAGACTGACACAGATTTGGATAATGTTTATTCTATGCATCTTTGGGAGAATATCGCATGGGGGAAGCATTTATCGAAGCTCACCCCCGAGATTATTAAATCTACCGACACTACTTATAATTGTATTGCCAGGAGGTTCTTAGATGAAATTTGATCTCGGTGGACGCTGTAAAAATAAGGAATTTACCACGGTAAATATGGAAGAAGATTGTGATATTAAACACGATATTCTTGATGTTGACGGCTTTATTTCAAATGATAACGTTGTGAGCGAGTTTCGTATGATTCACACTCTCGAACATATCCCGACTTCGTTGTATGTAAAATTTCTTAAGACCTTAAGGCGCAAACTTAGGTCTGGTGGGAAAATTAGCGTTGTTCTTACAGATGCGGAAGCCGCTATAAATATGTGGAAGGACGATGTTTTATCATTTCGTGCTATGAAAAAAATACTATTCCCTCCGGCACAACTTACTGGGGCGAACCAGCTTATGGCACACCATAATATGTGGAATACTCTTGACCTTGCCAGAGATTTTCAGGCTTTGGGTTTTGAAGTTTATAGCTTTGATGCCGGTTATTGGAATTTTGATTTAACGGATGAATTCTTTCCTGAAGAAATGAAACAATTTCAAGGGCTGAAGATTAAAAATATTGGCGTAATGGCTCTTTTGAGAGGGTAGATCTTGTGAATAAAGTAGATGTTATTATAAGTGTTTGTGGTAAGCCTATTCAAACTTGTTTGGCTTTGCTTTCTCTTGAACGCGCTTGTGGGGATCATATTGATAAGATTTATTTTATAGAGGAAAACACTCAAACTCGTGGAATCGACGTTGGTTGCCATGATTATATTTTGAATGCTTTGTCTCATAAAATTGTTCACTTTATGCCTAAGCAATGGAACTACTGTTTTCCCATTGAATGGGATAAAATGGAAGATATAGATTATCGACATTCCATCCGTTATCAATATGGCTGGGAAATGAGTGATAAAGATTATGTGTTGATTATCCACAATGATGTTATCTTTAAACAGGATGTTGTTGGGTCAATGCTAGATGGGATAGGTGACAATGTGGCAGCTGGTCACATCGGGCAATGCTGGTATTGTCCCGCTTTTTTTTCCGGCAAATGTACCCCGGATACATATATGGACTATCGTCCTGAATTTCGTGAATTGGTCAGTTTATATCGTGGAGCACAGCCTCCAGAAGGTAAGCAAGTCCGCGCTTATCATATACCCAGAATGCATCCCATTTTTTTTAAACAGCCATGGCCTCTACCGGAGTGTAGGGTTAATGAATGGTGTTGTT is a window encoding:
- a CDS encoding glycosyltransferase; the encoded protein is MIPNLFHFVFGLKEQTEPLHLAHALAIISCARVNKPVKIFFHYHHEPYGPYWEVVKPLVKLIKVTPPDNIFGIPIKHYAHQADIIRLNALLEIGGVYADMDTLFVNKLPPDLFQKPFVMGKQGEMGLCNAFMMSSRQSRFAKRWLDGHASAFKGGKPGTPEWDNHSVFFPGQLAKTIPSDIHIEPQISFFKHLFTAHGLSDLFEKTDTDLDNVYSMHLWENIAWGKHLSKLTPEIIKSTDTTYNCIARRFLDEI